The Anaerolineales bacterium genome has a segment encoding these proteins:
- a CDS encoding sulfotransferase domain-containing protein, with translation MCENMGLRLAKYVDLTPKDIEEVDFIADTGADVAHLETLDSRQVLGFHVIRDPRDIVVSAYFSHRYSHPLAPWLEEQRRILSEVNFEEGIRTSIDFRAKQFQEMSNWDYENPNIFETRFETITKSSLDEFTAIFRFLGLYPHLITQRMLAEIVDYNNYRRLSEGREYGVENVHHHYRKGISGDWVNCFSKRNKDYFKQRYGSMLIYLGYEPDLDW, from the coding sequence GTGTGCGAGAATATGGGATTGCGGCTTGCGAAGTACGTTGATCTGACACCGAAAGATATCGAAGAAGTAGATTTTATCGCTGACACGGGAGCAGATGTTGCTCATCTAGAAACGTTGGATTCCAGGCAAGTCTTGGGCTTTCATGTGATTCGTGATCCACGAGATATCGTCGTTAGTGCATATTTCTCACATCGGTATTCGCATCCACTTGCTCCGTGGCTTGAAGAACAGCGCCGAATCTTATCGGAAGTAAATTTTGAAGAAGGCATTCGCACATCAATCGATTTTCGTGCGAAGCAGTTCCAGGAGATGTCCAATTGGGATTATGAAAATCCAAATATCTTCGAGACGCGCTTTGAAACGATCACCAAGTCATCCTTGGACGAATTTACTGCTATATTTCGTTTCCTGGGCTTATATCCGCATCTGATTACGCAGCGCATGCTGGCGGAGATCGTCGATTACAACAATTATCGGCGCTTGTCGGAAGGAAGGGAGTATGGTGTTGAAAACGTTCACCATCATTATCGCAAGGGCATTTCTGGGGATTGGGTGAATTGCTTTTCAAAGAGGAACAAGGACTACTTCAAGCAGCGTTATGGTTCAATGTTGATCTACCTGGGGTATGAACCGGACTTGGATTGGTGA